In Cyanobacteriota bacterium, one DNA window encodes the following:
- a CDS encoding choice-of-anchor K domain-containing protein — protein sequence MTVPAQAFTLNATSGSWSNVVGGSSIGFYTVASEQQVRWGTPTIGSEITHQSGLGFTGTGAQAIEIDTIFNLGQLRHFNNPVAAGT from the coding sequence ATGACTGTTCCCGCTCAGGCATTTACACTCAATGCTACATCCGGTAGCTGGAGTAATGTAGTTGGCGGCAGTTCGATAGGGTTTTACACAGTTGCATCTGAGCAGCAAGTGCGATGGGGAACTCCAACTATTGGCTCAGAAATCACTCACCAAAGTGGTCTAGGGTTCACAGGGACGGGAGCACAAGCTATTGAGATTGATACCATTTTCAACCTAGGGCAGTTGCGCCACTTTAACAATCCTGTCGCTGCTGGAACA